The DNA sequence GATGGGAGCTCGTCGTGTTTGCGACTGGATAAGAATATACGTGACATTCTCGAATACGCAAAATCGCCCCGTGAGCTGGGCTTTCACAGCCTCATTTCACGGGGCGAAAGCGTTAATTACAGGTGCCGTCGACGGAGCAGGTCTGGCCCTCGATGACCTCGAATGGGCTCGCGGGGTTTGCTTCAGCCCATTCGCCGAAGGATTTCTCAATGGTTCCGCTGAAAACCTCCGCCTCCTGCGCGCCGCTGATGGCGTATTTGCGGTCGAAGACGAAGAATGGCACGCCGGTCACGCCGAGCTGGCGGGCCTCATGCACATCCTGCTGGACCTCGTTGGTGTAGGCATCGGATTCCAGGACGTCACGTGCTTCGGTGGCGTCGATACCAGAGGCTGTGGCGATATCAACGAGGGTGTCCAGGTCATCAACATTCTTCTGTTCATTGAAGTAGGCACGGAACAGAGCATCCGCCACGGCCTTCTGCTTGCCGTGTTTCTTGGCAAGGTGGGTGAGGCGGTGGGCGTTGATGGTGTTGGCGGGGATGGAGGTTTCGGTGTCCATCTCCAGTCCGACGCTTGCCGCGACCTGCGCCACCTGGGAGTTCATCTGACGGGCCTGCTCAATGGTCATACCCTTGGTTTCCGCGAGCATCTCATTGGTGGTGCGGATGGGGTGGGTTTCCAGGCCGGGCATGAGTTCAAAGCTCTTGAATTCAACCTCGATGCGGTCGCGGTCACCGAACTCCGCCAGGGCATCATCAAGCTTCTTGTCCCCGATGTAGCAGAACGGGCACATGATGTCGCTCCACACTTCAATCTTCATCTTGGCAGCCACTGCAGATCCTCGCTTCATTTAGTTGATGTTTCTACATTGTCCAACCTGGCCGGCACCCGGTCTATTCCAACCGGTCGAACACCGCGAACAGGTCGGTCAGCCCGGGTTCTTCGATCGGAAAGTGTCCACATTCCCGCAACATCACCACATCCGTGGGCCCCTCCGCCCGTTTGAGGGTGCGCAGACTCAGCTGCTCAGGAGTCCAGTCATCATGACCAGGATGCACCAGCGTGATGGGCACGGTGGGCATGGTGTGTTTATAACCCAGGTAGGACACCAGGAACCTCAGGGGCACCTTCACTCCCCCACCGAGTTCATCACTGGCACACAACATGGATAACGCCGGGCTGCGGCTCATCTTGGATATCCGCGCGAGCGCCCGGATCCGGACCATCTTCCGCCCCGGCGCGAGTTTCAGAAACGGTGTGGCCAGAATTCCCAGTGAGCCGAAACGGGTCATTTTCCGGCGCGCCAGCGGGTCGGCCGGGTCCATGAGGCACGTGGCCACCACGTGCGAGACGTGAGTGCTTTTCGACGCCACCTCTGCCGCCAATAATCCCCCCACGCTGGCACCAAACAGAATCATGGGTCTGCCGTCGTGTTCTTCGTCGATGAGGTTGACAAGGAGGGCGATCCAGTCGTCGTAAAGCACCTCCGTCGGCTCGCAGACGGTGAGCCCAAAAAGTGGCAGATCCACCGCCAGCACCTCGAAACCGCGCTCAGCCAGGGCTGCCGCGTGTGGCCAAAGAGCACCGCTGTGGGCACCCATGCCGTGGATAACCAGCACGCGTGCCCGTGCCTTTGGGCGGCGGGCACGGGCGATGTGGACGCGCAGGCCGCGCCATTCCCACCAGGTGTGGACAGGTTCAATCCCGGTACGGTGTTTCAGCGGCAGAAACGCTTCGTATGGATTGATCATTCAAACTAGCCTAACAACTATCACTGTCGGGCACGCCAGCTACCGTCGCCTACTCGGTTTCCTTCTTCGACTTCTTCTTACGCCCCGGCATGAAGAGCATCAGGGCAACCAGCGCGGATCCTCCGATAAATATCACTAGCCACCAGGGGAAACCAGCGGTGAGACCATCACCAGCAATCACCCGATCAGTATCTTCCTCAGGGCTGGGGATACGCTGCGCGTGCGCCAACAACCGGTGACTGTTCACGCCAACCGGGGTGCAGGTGAACAGAGTGACCCAGTCCTCCCCCTCGATGATCTCGAAAGAATCCGTCTCATTAGGCAGCACGGTCTCAAGCCCCCGCACCTGGTAGTGGTGATCTTCACCGAGCACGGAAATCCAGAATGTATCGCCCACCTCCGCATTATGCAGGGTGGTAAAAAGCTTGGCGTGCGGCAGACCGCTGTGCGCGGTCAGCACTGAGCGTGTCGACGGCCCACCCACCGGCAGCGATGTCCCATATAAGTGCCCGATTCCCTTGCCGATCACCTCATCGGAGGTGCCGTGATAGATCGGTAGTGCAATCTCCACATCGGAGTACATGAGCGTACCCACGGCATCTGTTCCACTGACCCGAAGCATTTCTTCATAGGCACGGTAAACATCACTACCCAGGGCGGCATCCTCGGACTCGGTGAGATAAGGGTCGGTCAGAGGGCCGGGCTCAAGCTGATCATTATAAGCATAGGCGGCATCCAGGATGCGTTGACGCTCTTCAGGATTGGTGTTCTCCACCTCACGGACATAACCGGAAATCTCCGAATTGTGCCCAAGCGAGTTCACCCAGTCCGCACCGTCTGGATAGATGAGCAAACCGATACCAAACATGGCGAGGATCTGCAGCAGAATATTGGAGGCGAGACGCTGCTTCTGCTTCTTCGTCCGTTTAGGTTTGGCCACCAGCCGGTGTCGGCCGGCTGGTTGGGGAACCTCTGCAACAAGGATGCTCATCAGTCTGCCGCGTCCTCTTTCCGGCATCGTTTACCCAAAACCAAGAACAAACCTGCTCCTATCAGGGCGATGGCGAACAGGATGAGTCCGGTCACCTGAGCGCCTGTCGACGCCAACCCATCCCTACCCAGAATGGACGTGCCCTCCTGTGGACCAGCGTTGGAAACAGTGGGCTCCTCAACGGAACCCGTCTCACCAGGGAAATCTTCCAAGGAGCTGCCACTGCTACTACCGAAATCCCAGAAGATGGGGATCCAACCGAAGATGAGACCTGAACGTGTAGGGGTGTCTTCACCGCCCGGACCTGTGTTTCC is a window from the Corynebacterium faecale genome containing:
- a CDS encoding DsbA family oxidoreductase, translating into MKRGSAVAAKMKIEVWSDIMCPFCYIGDKKLDDALAEFGDRDRIEVEFKSFELMPGLETHPIRTTNEMLAETKGMTIEQARQMNSQVAQVAASVGLEMDTETSIPANTINAHRLTHLAKKHGKQKAVADALFRAYFNEQKNVDDLDTLVDIATASGIDATEARDVLESDAYTNEVQQDVHEARQLGVTGVPFFVFDRKYAISGAQEAEVFSGTIEKSFGEWAEANPASPFEVIEGQTCSVDGTCN
- a CDS encoding alpha/beta fold hydrolase; translated protein: MINPYEAFLPLKHRTGIEPVHTWWEWRGLRVHIARARRPKARARVLVIHGMGAHSGALWPHAAALAERGFEVLAVDLPLFGLTVCEPTEVLYDDWIALLVNLIDEEHDGRPMILFGASVGGLLAAEVASKSTHVSHVVATCLMDPADPLARRKMTRFGSLGILATPFLKLAPGRKMVRIRALARISKMSRSPALSMLCASDELGGGVKVPLRFLVSYLGYKHTMPTVPITLVHPGHDDWTPEQLSLRTLKRAEGPTDVVMLRECGHFPIEEPGLTDLFAVFDRLE
- a CDS encoding class C sortase, with product MSILVAEVPQPAGRHRLVAKPKRTKKQKQRLASNILLQILAMFGIGLLIYPDGADWVNSLGHNSEISGYVREVENTNPEERQRILDAAYAYNDQLEPGPLTDPYLTESEDAALGSDVYRAYEEMLRVSGTDAVGTLMYSDVEIALPIYHGTSDEVIGKGIGHLYGTSLPVGGPSTRSVLTAHSGLPHAKLFTTLHNAEVGDTFWISVLGEDHHYQVRGLETVLPNETDSFEIIEGEDWVTLFTCTPVGVNSHRLLAHAQRIPSPEEDTDRVIAGDGLTAGFPWWLVIFIGGSALVALMLFMPGRKKKSKKETE